TGGTGCCGGATGTGAGGTCTGTGGTCACCACAGCCAGAATGCAGGTCCTTAAAAGACAAGTCCAGTCTCTTATGGTTCATCAGGTTAGTACAGGGGTAAAGAAAGGTCCTTAGTATATCATTTTTACGTTTGTTCCCATTAAAGCGCTGTTTGCGTGCAGATAAACGCACATTGGCTGATTTTCATGAGAAACCCTTTACTATCAGTGGTAGATCCTTCCCTAGATTTCTGTATTTTACATCTTCTCCTTCTATATGGCAGCATAAGATGTTTGTTTTTTGTCCACCATGAAAGGATCATTTAAAGCAAACACTGGTCACCATGCAGGGATATTCTGAAATCATAGACCACCATattccctttttattttttattttttttgcaccccCTCCTGTTTTGTTAGGATTTAAAACCCAAAAGGCATTTCTTATGCTTTTTAAGTTCTTTGTCTAGGGATTTCTGAAAGGGAAGTCCCCCATGGAGCGGCATTAACGTGGCAGACTGTTTGGCCCGGCTGTCAAGTTACTAGTTAATGGCCGCGCCTTGTAGCGGATGAAAGGGCTGTTTGTTTGTACATGTACGCGGTTATAAAGGGTGTATTCAATAATGGCTGCagaattttgcaggtaaacagcccTTTTACCAGCAGTAACGCGTGGGTATTAACTAACAACTTGACAGCCACACCGAAAAGGGTGCCGGCGCGACCACGTCAGTGCCGCTCCGGGGGGCTTTACCCTAACCAGTAGTAGGGATTTAGAGGTTGCCTTTGTTTCTTTACATGTCTGTGTTTTCCGTCAGCGCAAATTGGAGGCTGAGCTGTTACAAATTGAAGATCGTCACCAGGAAAAGAAGAGAAAGTTCTTAGAAAGTACCGAAGCCTTCAACAATGAGCTTAAACGGGTAATTATTCTTTATTTCTTCTGCTTTCTGGCAGGTGACTACTTTGGATCTCCATGCTGTTGCTTACACTAGCACAGTCACCAGCTGTCTGCAGCATCGGTTACCAGGCAACAGCTTGAACTTTATTGAAACAAATCTAATAAATGCAGCGCTTGAAAGAAAATCCGTGTCTGCATTTTATATTCCACTCTCTAATCAAATGGTAGATCAATCATTTCGGAGCTTTATACTAAACCATTGTAATAAGTGTAGTTGTAGGAGGATCACCTTTTACAGCAGGTGTTCTTGGAACAtcttgtgtgagtggcctgtcatGTATTCCTGTCATTTCCCTTCCCAATTGAGTCTTGTTAGTTGGCTGTTgccttttacccttttttttcttGGTTTTTATAGCTGTGCAACCTGAAAGTGGAGGTTGATATGGATAAAATCGCAGCAGAAATAGCACAAGCAGAACAGGCTCGTAAGCGTCAGGAAGAACGAGAGAAAGAAGCAGCAGAACAAGCTGAGCACAACCAAAACGCTGCGGTAGCTGCCGCTGCCGTCGCGGCGGCAGCAgcggctgctgccgctgccgtcgcggcagcagcggcggctGCTGCAGCAGCGGTGGAAGAAGAGCAGGAAGCAGTGAAGACTGAAGAGAAGaatggagaggaggaggaggaggtgccaATGGAAACGGGTATGTAcactctcctatgtgcactctcctatgtgcactctcctatgtgcactctcctatgtgcactctcctatgtgcactctcctatgtgcactctcctatgtgcactctcctatgtgcactctcctatgtgcactctcctatgtgcactctcctatgtgcactcTCCTATGTACACTCTCCTATGTACACTCTCCTATGTACACTCTCCTATGTACACTCTCCTATGTACACTCTCCTAGGCAATTCGCTTCTTTTTGTAGGACAATGACCTAATAAATCCTGGTTAACGATCATGATTTGGGCACTTTTATTGTAGGGTTTTATGTGCCTGAGCTGTTTTAAGGTTGTGTGGTTTTTAGGTCTCTATCGCACGCGTGTTTTGGGCAATATTTGTAAGCCAAATACagcagtgaaaaaaaatgcaagGAAAAGATTTTTCCTTTTTATGTTTGGTTTCATTTATGGCTGTGGTTtacagacactgatgcaaaatactgcagtgtgaatGTGACCGTAGTCACATTTTCCTACAGTTCAGCAAAGACCCTTCCCTAAGTTTCCATGATCATGCAGATCTTTTCATATATATAGTTTAGAATAAAAGCCCTTGACTGTTTATTGAGTCTAATAAATTTGAATAGCGAGGCACATGTGCCTGGCCAGATCTTCTCTCTTGCTGTGTTTAGTGGCCATTACCCGCTGTTTTGTGCAACATGTCACCTGTTTATCCCAAATAGGTTGGGGTTCCAGAAATTGGATCACTACAGAACAGACATATATGGTATATTTTGTGGATAGGCTGTGTCTTTGATCATAATACCCCCTTAAGCATTTTGAGCAGGTCGGACCCCAAACTTATCATAATATTATGGCATATCCCATAGTATGCCAAATATTATCTGTAGGTATATTTTGGGAGGAAAGCGGAGTACCCGgtggaaacccatgcaaacaccatacaaactccatgcagaagtTGTCCTTGTTTAGATTTGAacccagtgctaaccactgaaccaCAAGCACATGCTGCCCTATGGGAATATCCGTTTAACATTATCCATTAGCAATGCTTTAAAATAAGATGTTGGTCTTTGCGCTCTTGATGAAATTCTCTtaaggccaagatcacacacgtacgttttttgctgcagtttttggtgttttgagccaaacacaggagtagacaaaaggaaaaaaaagatgcATCGGTCTTTTCTTTATTCCccttcttccttttggatccacttctggttgtGGTTCCAAAgagtgagccaaaaactgcatgaaaactctgtgtgtgatcaTGACCGCTCTATAGTCATTTTGTCTGGGCTCACGTTGTCTAGTACATGGAAGAGACTGTGATCGTAAGTTACTGTGAACAAATGCATGGTTCTGAGACATGGTTTTATTCACTGGCAGCTGTGCTTATGCTTCTATTCTTGGTCCCAGAAAATATTTTTCTTACCACCTGGGAAAAGGGACAAAATATTTGGTTAAAATTTGCAGACCGGTTGGCAACTATAATTTTTCTATATGAGCAATGTTACATTTGCCATTTTCTTTAGCAGAGGACATTCCATCTTTGCCGCCTCCCCCACCAGAGGAGACCAGCGAGAGCCAGCAGAATGGAGAGGAGGGCACCTCCACCCCGGATGACAAGGAGAGTGGGCAGGAGGCAGTGGATAGCACGCTGGATGAGGGAACGAGCGACAGCAACACGGAGTCTGAGAGCAACAGCGGAACAGTGGAGG
The genomic region above belongs to Rhinoderma darwinii isolate aRhiDar2 chromosome 13, aRhiDar2.hap1, whole genome shotgun sequence and contains:
- the SMARCE1 gene encoding SWI/SNF-related matrix-associated actin-dependent regulator of chromatin subfamily E member 1 isoform X5 — its product is MSKRPSYAPPPAPAPTAASSGITIPKPPKPPDKPLMPYMRYSRKVWDQVKASNPDLKLWEIGKIIGGMWRDLTDEEKQEYLNEYEAEKIEYNESMKTYHNSPAYLAYINAKSRAEAALEEESRQRQVRIDKGEPYMSIQPAEDPDDYDDGFSMKHTAAARFQRNHRLISEILSESVVPDVRSVVTTARMQVLKRQVQSLMVHQRKLEAELLQIEDRHQEKKRKFLESTEAFNNELKRLCNLKVEVDMDKIAAEIAQAEQARKRQEEREKEAAEQAEHNQNAAVAAAAVAAAAAAAAAAVAAAAAAAAAAVEEEQEAVKTEEKNGEEEEEVPMETAEDIPSLPPPPPEETSESQQNGEEGTSTPDDKESGQEAVDSTLDEGTSDSNTESESNSGTVEETPTEQATEEADRKD